In Bradyrhizobium sp. 200, the sequence CGCGATAATCGGCATGGCCCAGCATCGGCCGCGCCGAGAACAATTGGTTGAGCGTCAAGGCGCCATGAAAGATGTCGCCACCGAGCAGGCCGAACTGCCGCTCGAGGTCGAGCGGCGACAGCACCTGGCGGCCGATCACGCTGGCCGCAAAGCCCGGTGCGAATTTATCGACCGTCGCGATCATGAGGTCGGCGACCTCCTCGCGATGATCGTCCCACGATTTTCCGTCCGGCAATTCCGGCGCGACATGCTGGCAGAACAGGCTCGCGACATGTTGGCCCGCCGGCGCCAGCGAATCGTCGAGCGTCGAGGGGATCAGCACTTCCACCACGGGCTCGCGGCTCCAGCCATGGCTGCGCGCGTCCTGCCAGGCGCGATCCATGTAGCCGAGGCTTGGCGCGAGAATGATGCCGGCGGTGAGATGGTCGCCCGCGCCGGGCAACGCGGTGAAGGAGGGCAGGGCGTTCAGCGCGACATTCATGCGAAAAGTGCCGGAGCCGTTGCGCCAGCGCGCGATGCGTTCGAGGAATTCCGGGGCCAGCGCGCTTGGCGGCACGAGCCGCGTATACAGCAATTTCGGATTGACGCCGGAGACGACGTATTTCGCGCGGATGGTTTTGCCATTGTCGAGGATCACGCCTGCCGCGCGCCCGCCCTCGACGATCACTTCGCGCACGCCGGCCTCGGTTTCGATCTCGGCGCCGTGTCCGCGCGCCGCGTGCGCCATCGCTTGTGTGATCGCGCCCATGCCGCCGATCGCGTGACCCCATACGCCCTTCTTGCCGTTCACCTCGCCGAACGCATGGTGCAGCATCACATAGGCGGAGCCGGCGGCGTAGGGACTGGCGTAATTGCCGACGATGGCGTCGAAGCCGAACAGCGCCTTCACCAGGTCGTTCTCGAAACGCTCGTCCAGCATCTCGCCGGCCGAACGCGTGAACAAATCGAGCAGATTGCGCTGCTGTTCGAGCGAGAGCTTGCGCAGGATGCCGGCGGTGCCCACGGCGTTGAAGGCTTCGCGGATCGCGCCGATCCCAAAACCTTCGACGATGTTCGGCGGCGCGCGCAGCACGAATTGCCGCAGCACGTCGGCAATGGACTCCAACTCGCGCGAGAAAGCGTCGATGGCGCCGGCATCGCGCGGGCTGAGTTTCTCGACCGACTGCCTGGTGCGGCCCTCACCGGTCAGGAGATAGAGGCCGTCGGGCGCGGGCAGGAAATTCTGTGCGCGGCGCTCGACGATGCGCAGGCCGTGTTCGGCAAGCTTCAGGTCGGCAACGATCTGCGGATTGAGCAGGCTGACCGTGTAGGCCGCCACCGAGTTACGGAAACCGGGATGGAATTCCTCCGTCACCGCGGCGCCGCCGACCGCCTTGCGGCGCTCTACCACTTTTACGCGCAGGCCAGCCATCGCGAGATAGGCTGCGCAGGTGAGGCCGTTATGCCCCGCCCCAATGATGACAACGTCCGTCTCGTTCATGCCAGCTTCAGCTTCAAGAAGGTTTGATCGGAATGGGCGCGGCGCGCCCTATCCGTGCTTTCTTATCCCGCATTGCTCGCCGTGTCGCCCTATGCTCCATTGCGCCGCTCCGGCGGCCCTGCCGGGCACCCGCCACCGGCGCAGCCGGTTTCCAGCCGGAGTTTTGATGACTTCTCCCGATCTGTCCGCTTCAGCGGACCTGCCTTCCGAAAGCCGGAACCGGCTGGTCCTGGTCGTCTACACCGCTGCGATCTTCGTCAGCGCGCTGCTGCTGTTTTCGGTGCAACCCCTGTTCACCAAGATGGTGCTGCCGCGGCTCGGCGGCTCGCCGGCGGTGTGGTCGGTGGCGATGGTGTTCTTCCAGTCGCTGCTGCTCGGCGGCTATGCCTATGCGCATTTTCTGATGCAGGTCCGCAACCGCACGGTTCCAGTGGCGGTCCATCTCGTGCTGCTTGCGGTCGCGATGCTGACGCTGCCGCTGTCGATCTCGAGCGGGTGGGGCGATCCGCCGACGTCAGGTTATGCGCTCTGGCTGCTTGGCCTGTTTGCGGTATCGATCGGGCTGCCGTTCTTTGCGCTCGCGGCCAACAATCCGCTGCTGCAGGCCTGGTTCGTCCGCACCGGCCACCCCAACGGCCCCGATCCGTACTTCCTCTATGCTTCCTCGAATATCGGCAGCTTCCTGGCGCTGTTGTCCTATCCGGTGCTGCTGGAGCCGATGTTCACGCTGCGCACGCAGAACCTGATCTGGACCGGCGGCTACGGCCTGCTGATCGTTCTGATCGCAACCTGCGGCGTGTTGCTGCTGCGCTCGCCGGCGAAGGCGGCAGACCTGAACATGCCGGCCGACGATAGCGACACGCCGGCGCCGACATGGATCCTGCGCGCCCGCTGGATCTTCCTCGCCGCCGTGCCGTCGGGACTGCTGATTGCGGTGACCGCGCATATTTCCACCGACGTCGCCGCAGCGCCGCTGCTGTGGGTGCTGCCGCTGTCGCTCTATCTCTTGACCTGGGTGCTGGTGTTCCAGTCGCGGCCATTACTCCCTCACAAATGGATGCTGCTGGCGCAGCCGCTGGCAATTGCGGGCGTCGTGGTGCTGCTGGCGTTCGGCGGCGAGCAGAATCTGCTGCTGACGCTTGGCGGGCATCAGCTCTGCTTCTTCGTGATTGCGATGGCCTGTCACGGCGAACTGGCGCGTACTCGCCCGGCGGCGAAATATCTTACCGGATTCTATGTCGCGCTCTCTTTCGGCGGCATGATTGGCGGCTTGTTCGCCGGCCTGATCGCGCCGTTCACCTTCTCATGGATTGCGGAGTATCCGATCCTGCTCGCGCTGGCAGCGCTATGCCGTCCGACCGGCAACGAGCGGCTGCCGCGCTGGAGCCGCTGGTACTGGCCGTTCCTCGCCGCGCTGGCGGTGGTGCTGATCGCACCGACCTGGTCCACCGGCAAAGTGTTCATTTGGCTCGACACCAACAGGATCTGGGTGATCGGCGCGGTCGGCGTGCTGGCAGCGCTGCTGGCGCTTGGCCTCAACGCCAACCGCTGGAAGATCTTTGCGACCGTCGCGGTGGCGCTGGTGCTGCTGCGCGCTTACCCCGCCGACGAAGGACGGGTGGAAACCGTGCGCAGCTTCTTTGGCGTCCACAAGATCGTGGTGACGCCGAACGGCCAGTATCACGTGCTGATGCATGGCACCACGATCCACGGCGCCGAGAAATTCAAGAACGACGACGGCACGCCGGTCACCGGCCAGCCGGAGCCGATCACCTACTACCACAAGGACGGCGGCATCGGTCAGGCGATCAGGGCGATCCGCGAGCGCAAGGGCGCGCCGCTCCGGGTCGCGGTGATCGGGCTCGGCTCCGGCACGCTGGTCTGCGCCTCCGAGCCCGGCGAGGAGTGGAAGTTCTTCGAGATCGATCAGACGATGGTCGATACCGCGCGCGACCCGAAATACTTCACCTACATCCAGGTCTGCGAGCCGAACCTGGAGCCCGTGATCGGCGATGCGCGGCTGACCTTCGCGCGCGAGCCCGACGGCGTCTACGATCTGATCATCGTCGACGCCTATTCGTCGGATGCGATCCCGATTCATCTGGCGACCGAAGAGGCGATGGAAATCTACAAGTCCAAGCTGGCGCCGCAGGGCGCTGTGGCGATGCACGTCTCCAACCGGCATCTGGAACTGTCGAGCGTGGTTGTCGGCATCGCCGACGCCAACGACTTGAAGAGCTGGGTCTACAGCGAGGATTCCGGCCGCGACAATGAATACATCTTCTCGACCTCGGTCGTGGTCTCGGCGCGCGAAGAGGCCGACGTCGGCAAGCTGGCGTCATCGGATCAATGGGCGCTGACCGAGGCCGAGGATCACCAGCGGGTTTGGACCGACGACTATTCCAACGTGCTGGGCGCGGTGTGGCGGCGGCTCAGGAACGGCGAGGAATAGACGAGTTGCGATCGAGCGAGGCACGCCTATGATTGAGCGTGCCGCAACGAATGGAATTCCGCCATGGCCAATTTCACTCCGATATCCGCCGCGATCGGCGGCGCGCTGATCGGGCTTTCCGCCGTGCTGCTGATGTTGTCGACCGGCCGGATCGCCGGCATCAGCGGCATCTTCAGCGGCCTGTTGAATTTGCGGGGCGAGGACAAGGGCTGGCGCATCGCCTTCATCGTGGGGCTCATTCTGGCGCCGGTCATCGCCGGCCTCATCGGTTACGGCATGTCGCCGCCGAAGCTGCCATCGAGTTGGGCCGTCATTGTCGTCGCTGGCCTCCTGGTCGGGTTCGGCACGCGGCTTGGCGGCGGCTGCACCTCCGGTCACGGCATTTGCGGAATAGCACGGCTGTCGCCGCGCTCCATCGCCGCCACCATCGTCTTCATGGCGATGGCGATCATCACTGTCGCGATCACGCATCACGTGCCGGGAGGTTGAGCCATGTGGATCGTCGCCCCCCTGTTGTGCGGCCTGATCTTCGGCGCGGGCCTGCTCATCTCCGGCATGGTGCAGCCGACCAAGGTTTTGGGCTTTCTCGATATCTTCGGCGCGTGGGATCCGAGCCTCGCCGTGGTGATGGCCGCCGCGCTTGCTGTGGCCGTGCCCGGCTTCAGGCTGGCCGATCGCAGTGCGCGGCCATGGTTTGCCGGAGAGTATTTCCGGCCGGGCAAATCCGGAATCGATCTGCCGCTGGTGTCGGGCGCTGCGATGTTCGGTGTCGGGTGGGGACTTGTAGGCCTGTGCCCGGGACCCGCGCTGGAAAGCCTCGCGACCCTGTCGCCCGGGATCATCGTCTTTGTCGTCGCGATGGCGGCCGGGATGATGGCGCACGACGCCTGGCAACAGTGGCGGCTGACGGCGCAACGCAACCGCACGCTGGCGAGCGCGACGGACGGCTGAGATTGCTGTCGCAGATGATCTAACCCAACGCCTTCAGTTTTTGCGCGCGCCAGCAGCAGGCAGAGCCGGCACGGACGCGGCCAACAGCGGCAAGGTCGAGCCCTCCTCCTCGTCAAGAAATCTTTCGACCATCACCTGAATGGCAGACTTGACGCGATCGGGGCCGCGATCGCTGAGCTCGTTGTGCTGGAATTCGGTTCTGACAACCTTGATGCCGGCCTTCTCGCAGA encodes:
- a CDS encoding NAD(P)/FAD-dependent oxidoreductase, translated to MNETDVVIIGAGHNGLTCAAYLAMAGLRVKVVERRKAVGGAAVTEEFHPGFRNSVAAYTVSLLNPQIVADLKLAEHGLRIVERRAQNFLPAPDGLYLLTGEGRTRQSVEKLSPRDAGAIDAFSRELESIADVLRQFVLRAPPNIVEGFGIGAIREAFNAVGTAGILRKLSLEQQRNLLDLFTRSAGEMLDERFENDLVKALFGFDAIVGNYASPYAAGSAYVMLHHAFGEVNGKKGVWGHAIGGMGAITQAMAHAARGHGAEIETEAGVREVIVEGGRAAGVILDNGKTIRAKYVVSGVNPKLLYTRLVPPSALAPEFLERIARWRNGSGTFRMNVALNALPSFTALPGAGDHLTAGIILAPSLGYMDRAWQDARSHGWSREPVVEVLIPSTLDDSLAPAGQHVASLFCQHVAPELPDGKSWDDHREEVADLMIATVDKFAPGFAASVIGRQVLSPLDLERQFGLLGGDIFHGALTLNQLFSARPMLGHADYRGPLKGLYHCGSGAHPGGGVTGAPGHNAARTILGDHRALFGIGR
- a CDS encoding fused MFS/spermidine synthase, which gives rise to MTSPDLSASADLPSESRNRLVLVVYTAAIFVSALLLFSVQPLFTKMVLPRLGGSPAVWSVAMVFFQSLLLGGYAYAHFLMQVRNRTVPVAVHLVLLAVAMLTLPLSISSGWGDPPTSGYALWLLGLFAVSIGLPFFALAANNPLLQAWFVRTGHPNGPDPYFLYASSNIGSFLALLSYPVLLEPMFTLRTQNLIWTGGYGLLIVLIATCGVLLLRSPAKAADLNMPADDSDTPAPTWILRARWIFLAAVPSGLLIAVTAHISTDVAAAPLLWVLPLSLYLLTWVLVFQSRPLLPHKWMLLAQPLAIAGVVVLLAFGGEQNLLLTLGGHQLCFFVIAMACHGELARTRPAAKYLTGFYVALSFGGMIGGLFAGLIAPFTFSWIAEYPILLALAALCRPTGNERLPRWSRWYWPFLAALAVVLIAPTWSTGKVFIWLDTNRIWVIGAVGVLAALLALGLNANRWKIFATVAVALVLLRAYPADEGRVETVRSFFGVHKIVVTPNGQYHVLMHGTTIHGAEKFKNDDGTPVTGQPEPITYYHKDGGIGQAIRAIRERKGAPLRVAVIGLGSGTLVCASEPGEEWKFFEIDQTMVDTARDPKYFTYIQVCEPNLEPVIGDARLTFAREPDGVYDLIIVDAYSSDAIPIHLATEEAMEIYKSKLAPQGAVAMHVSNRHLELSSVVVGIADANDLKSWVYSEDSGRDNEYIFSTSVVVSAREEADVGKLASSDQWALTEAEDHQRVWTDDYSNVLGAVWRRLRNGEE
- a CDS encoding YeeE/YedE family protein, whose translation is MANFTPISAAIGGALIGLSAVLLMLSTGRIAGISGIFSGLLNLRGEDKGWRIAFIVGLILAPVIAGLIGYGMSPPKLPSSWAVIVVAGLLVGFGTRLGGGCTSGHGICGIARLSPRSIAATIVFMAMAIITVAITHHVPGG
- a CDS encoding DUF6691 family protein — protein: MWIVAPLLCGLIFGAGLLISGMVQPTKVLGFLDIFGAWDPSLAVVMAAALAVAVPGFRLADRSARPWFAGEYFRPGKSGIDLPLVSGAAMFGVGWGLVGLCPGPALESLATLSPGIIVFVVAMAAGMMAHDAWQQWRLTAQRNRTLASATDG